From Bradyrhizobium sp. NDS-1, the proteins below share one genomic window:
- a CDS encoding type I secretion system permease/ATPase has product MFYQTKHPVDHRARLVDTPEEPTSSAQTAARERDVDPLTDSLVFLAAHHGRAVTRDALLGGLPITDGRLTVSLFERAARRASLETEAVQRDVADIPPLVLPAVLIMKNGTALILLGVDEAKRSIRVLDPSDRPYAPKIISLDDIGDGYTGYAFLVRASAESDPRALAAGDLPRHHWFWSVVRAHWRNYGHIALSALLINILALAMPLFTMSVYDRVIPNGAIPSLIALSIGMGLAILFDLILRMVRSKMIDVTGKTIDVVLAANIFEHVMAVKMAQRPASVGIIANQLRDFDSVREFFTSGSVVSATDLLFAVLFIGVLFVVAGPLAWVPLLMLPVMIGIGIGLQRPLNRAMKRLQAESAARHGVLVESLTGLETVRATGGEARMQTAWERSVAATARSGEAVHFWSSLALTAANSAQMLTSLLLIVIGVFLIMNGSLTVGALVAANMLAGRVLSPIAGVASVIMRGTQTFTALKSIDRIMTLERERSPERTYVARKIENGTVSFENISFTYPNAPGKALDRVTFKIGRGERVGIIGRVGSGKTTVGRLLLNFYEAQEGRILVDDVDSRQYDPADLRSGIGFSMQDTDLFFGKLRDNITLGYPAATDEEVLAAARLAGVESFIAGHPMGYDMPISEGGRSLSGGQKQAIGLARVLIRKPRILFLDEPTAHFDVRSESEFLDRLRALDDGMTIIISTHRLSLLGMVDRLLLFDNGRLVADGPRDKVLSLLQGKPPAPQPAAAAPKPAQTTPVVQRSNVI; this is encoded by the coding sequence TTGTTTTACCAGACAAAGCATCCGGTTGATCATCGCGCGCGCCTTGTTGATACGCCCGAAGAACCAACCTCGTCAGCTCAAACCGCCGCCCGCGAGCGGGACGTCGACCCCCTAACGGACTCGCTTGTCTTCCTGGCGGCGCACCATGGCCGGGCGGTCACGCGCGATGCGTTGCTCGGCGGACTGCCGATCACGGACGGTCGCCTGACGGTCTCCCTTTTCGAACGCGCTGCGCGTCGCGCCAGCCTGGAAACTGAGGCCGTTCAACGAGACGTAGCGGACATTCCGCCTCTCGTTCTTCCAGCCGTCCTCATCATGAAGAACGGGACAGCGCTGATACTGCTGGGCGTCGATGAAGCCAAGCGGAGCATCAGGGTGCTAGATCCATCGGATCGGCCCTATGCACCAAAAATCATTTCTTTGGATGACATCGGGGACGGATATACCGGCTACGCCTTTCTTGTTCGGGCCTCCGCGGAATCAGACCCCCGGGCCCTTGCCGCCGGTGATCTGCCCCGACATCACTGGTTCTGGTCGGTCGTGAGGGCTCACTGGCGAAACTACGGCCACATCGCTCTATCGGCCCTGCTCATCAATATCTTGGCGCTTGCCATGCCACTCTTCACGATGAGCGTCTATGACAGGGTCATTCCCAATGGAGCAATCCCTTCACTCATTGCTCTTTCCATCGGAATGGGCCTGGCAATCCTATTCGATCTGATCCTGCGTATGGTCAGGAGCAAGATGATCGATGTGACCGGCAAGACCATCGACGTTGTCCTTGCGGCCAACATCTTCGAACATGTCATGGCCGTGAAGATGGCGCAGAGGCCCGCATCGGTCGGTATCATTGCCAATCAGCTCCGTGACTTCGACTCTGTTCGCGAATTCTTCACGTCGGGAAGCGTGGTCTCAGCCACCGACTTACTCTTTGCGGTGCTCTTCATCGGCGTACTGTTCGTGGTCGCCGGTCCGCTGGCCTGGGTGCCGCTGCTCATGCTGCCTGTGATGATCGGGATCGGCATCGGACTGCAACGACCGCTCAATCGGGCGATGAAGCGGCTGCAAGCGGAGTCAGCGGCCCGGCACGGTGTGCTCGTCGAGTCTCTCACGGGACTGGAAACCGTCCGGGCGACAGGCGGCGAGGCGCGAATGCAAACCGCGTGGGAACGTTCGGTGGCCGCGACGGCCCGTTCTGGCGAAGCTGTTCACTTCTGGTCGTCGCTGGCGCTTACCGCAGCAAATTCGGCACAAATGCTGACCAGTCTGCTGCTGATTGTGATCGGTGTCTTCCTGATCATGAACGGCAGCCTGACGGTCGGCGCATTGGTCGCGGCAAATATGCTTGCTGGTCGAGTGCTTTCGCCAATCGCGGGCGTCGCGTCGGTGATCATGCGCGGCACACAAACCTTCACGGCGCTAAAGTCGATCGATCGGATCATGACGCTCGAACGAGAGCGCTCTCCGGAACGGACCTATGTCGCGCGGAAGATAGAAAACGGGACCGTCAGCTTCGAGAATATCTCGTTCACCTATCCCAATGCTCCCGGCAAGGCGCTCGACCGAGTCACGTTCAAGATCGGACGCGGCGAACGAGTTGGGATCATCGGCCGGGTTGGCTCAGGCAAGACCACTGTAGGGCGCCTGTTGCTCAACTTCTATGAGGCCCAAGAAGGCCGCATTCTCGTCGACGATGTCGATTCGCGCCAATACGACCCTGCCGATTTGCGTTCCGGAATCGGTTTTTCCATGCAAGACACCGACCTCTTCTTTGGCAAGTTGCGCGACAACATCACGCTGGGCTATCCGGCCGCGACAGATGAGGAAGTGCTGGCGGCAGCACGCCTCGCCGGGGTGGAGAGCTTCATCGCGGGACACCCGATGGGCTACGACATGCCGATCTCCGAAGGCGGCCGAAGCCTGTCGGGCGGCCAAAAACAAGCCATCGGACTGGCCCGCGTCCTGATCCGCAAACCCAGGATCTTGTTTCTGGACGAACCCACCGCGCATTTCGACGTGCGGAGCGAAAGCGAATTTCTCGATCGGCTGAGAGCGCTCGACGACGGGATGACCATCATCATTTCGACACACCGTCTGTCGCTGCTCGGAATGGTCGATCGCCTGTTGTTGTTCGACAATGGTCGTCTGGTCGCAGATGGACCGCGCGACAAGGTCCTGAGCCTGCTGCAGGGCAAGCCGCCCGCCCCCCAGCCTGCGGCCGCGGCGCCCAAGCCCGCGCAAACCACCCCAGTTGTGCAGAGATCCAATGTCATCTGA
- a CDS encoding HlyD family type I secretion periplasmic adaptor subunit: MSSDFAYANDIRAAVRLRTPKTSRMLLWAFLALFATFIVWAHFAVLEEVKRGNGKVVPSRQIQVVQSLEGGIVGDLLVQEGAVVQQGQSLMRIDDTKFASEFGEIRERRAAVAARVARLSAEANGRTELVFPDQTEELAPASAATERSVFKTRAQKVAQDVDVLNQQIGRLTQTTALLERELTLTRRLYEQRVVPEIEMLRLERQSAEAKGQMAEARSKIANIGSTFRAQADEDLAKSRTDLAVLDENIKSAQDRVRRTDLRSPVRGIVNKLNVTTIGAVVQPGANLMDIVPLDDTLLVESKVRPQDIAFIRPGQDAVVKISAYDSSVYGHLNGKVERISADTILDDKGEAAQRPETYYRVMVRTNTNHLGTEQSPLPIIPGMVTTVEILTGKKSVLDYILKPVRILRDEALREH; encoded by the coding sequence ATGTCATCTGATTTTGCCTACGCCAACGACATTCGCGCGGCCGTCCGGTTGAGAACGCCCAAGACGTCGCGAATGCTGTTGTGGGCGTTTCTCGCTCTATTTGCCACGTTCATTGTCTGGGCGCATTTCGCCGTGCTGGAAGAGGTCAAGCGGGGGAACGGCAAGGTCGTCCCGTCACGACAGATTCAGGTGGTACAGTCGCTCGAGGGCGGAATTGTTGGCGACCTGCTGGTCCAGGAGGGCGCAGTGGTGCAGCAGGGTCAATCCCTGATGCGAATTGACGATACCAAGTTTGCATCGGAGTTCGGGGAGATAAGAGAGCGTCGGGCCGCCGTGGCCGCCCGCGTGGCGCGTCTGAGCGCCGAGGCCAACGGACGCACGGAGCTCGTTTTTCCCGATCAGACCGAGGAGCTCGCACCGGCGTCGGCCGCCACCGAGAGGAGTGTGTTCAAGACACGCGCACAAAAAGTCGCCCAGGACGTTGACGTTCTCAACCAGCAAATTGGCCGGTTGACCCAAACAACGGCGCTGCTCGAGCGCGAGTTGACCCTGACGCGCAGGCTGTATGAACAAAGAGTTGTTCCTGAAATCGAAATGCTTCGACTGGAGCGTCAATCAGCCGAAGCCAAGGGCCAGATGGCCGAAGCAAGATCGAAGATCGCGAACATCGGATCGACCTTCCGCGCTCAGGCGGACGAGGACCTCGCCAAGTCGCGAACCGACCTCGCCGTCCTTGACGAAAACATCAAGTCTGCTCAGGACAGAGTACGCAGAACCGATCTGCGCTCCCCGGTCCGCGGCATCGTCAACAAGCTGAACGTGACGACGATCGGCGCTGTGGTTCAGCCCGGGGCCAACTTGATGGACATCGTTCCTCTCGACGACACCCTCCTGGTGGAAAGCAAGGTAAGACCGCAGGACATCGCGTTCATCCGGCCGGGCCAGGATGCGGTCGTCAAGATCTCCGCTTACGACTCGTCCGTCTACGGCCATCTGAATGGCAAGGTGGAACGGATCAGCGCGGACACCATCCTCGACGACAAGGGCGAGGCGGCTCAGCGGCCGGAGACGTATTATCGCGTCATGGTACGCACGAACACCAATCACCTCGGCACAGAGCAAAGTCCGCTTCCGATCATTCCCGGCATGGTCACGACGGTCGAAATTCTGACGGGCAAGAAGAGCGTGCTGGATTACATCCTGAAGCCGGTCCGCATCCTGCGGGACGAGGCCCTGCGCGAGCACTAA
- a CDS encoding transglutaminase-like cysteine peptidase: MKSRFGRQRTLAFAAVVLISLDGIADQTAFAAEVGNRQESAAEVTLPTPEAMQAPATFFTINAVLAKLDRERGRGPKALRLATLTPHETTLTDAATDGGPSSDGPSVGNEPFGLSAFRAPESLLWRKWRGVETDLAQEKIVVERCRSDAVSCPAHAAQFLRLIAATKAKSGRAQLEEVNLGVNTAIRYVSDVIQFRELDRWSTPLATFASAKGDCEDYAIAKYVALREAGFREADMRVLLVRDRAVRQDHAVLAARLDGRWLILDNRWSSLREDNGELNFTPLFAINHDGVQLFAKPYAKAQPNGAEMSATPAATATGSQWLGAEPANAGGAGALGTLPLLL; the protein is encoded by the coding sequence ATGAAGTCGCGTTTTGGACGGCAGCGCACGCTCGCGTTTGCGGCAGTCGTGCTGATTTCCCTCGATGGCATCGCGGACCAGACCGCGTTTGCTGCAGAGGTCGGGAATCGGCAGGAATCCGCTGCCGAGGTCACTCTGCCCACCCCGGAGGCCATGCAGGCTCCGGCGACATTCTTCACCATCAACGCGGTCCTTGCGAAGCTCGATCGCGAGCGCGGCCGGGGACCGAAAGCACTTCGCCTGGCGACCTTGACGCCGCACGAGACGACGCTCACCGACGCAGCGACAGACGGCGGCCCTTCCTCCGACGGCCCGTCCGTTGGCAACGAGCCGTTTGGGCTTTCCGCATTCCGCGCACCGGAGAGCCTGCTGTGGCGCAAATGGCGCGGCGTGGAAACGGACCTTGCCCAGGAGAAGATCGTGGTCGAGCGCTGCCGCTCCGACGCTGTCTCCTGCCCGGCTCATGCCGCCCAGTTTCTTCGGCTCATCGCCGCGACCAAAGCGAAATCCGGACGTGCGCAGCTCGAAGAGGTCAATCTCGGCGTCAACACCGCGATCCGCTATGTGAGCGATGTCATTCAATTCAGGGAGCTCGACCGCTGGAGCACGCCGCTGGCCACCTTTGCAAGCGCGAAGGGCGATTGCGAGGATTATGCGATCGCCAAATATGTCGCACTGCGCGAAGCCGGCTTCCGGGAAGCCGACATGCGTGTGCTCCTCGTCCGTGACCGCGCGGTCCGGCAGGACCATGCGGTCCTCGCAGCGCGTCTCGACGGCCGCTGGCTGATCCTCGACAATCGATGGTCAAGCCTCCGGGAAGACAATGGCGAGTTGAACTTCACGCCGCTGTTCGCCATCAATCACGACGGGGTGCAGCTGTTCGCGAAGCCTTATGCGAAGGCGCAGCCAAACGGCGCAGAAATGTCGGCCACGCCGGCCGCGACAGCGACGGGATCCCAATGGCTGGGCGCCGAGCCGGCGAATGCGGGTGGCGCGGGCGCGCTCGGGACCCTGCCATTGTTGCTTTGA